From the Natrarchaeobaculum aegyptiacum genome, one window contains:
- a CDS encoding bacteriorhodopsin, translating into MIEHTTLFGLSSGIIGLMAVVFFGWTVRRSSRFRVYGFAVVVACGAMSVAYLLMAAEVLTVTTTGREESVARFFGYTIAWAAVCGVVGAVTDADRRYVIGLLVFVLGCLWGTFASWVLGGLAGTVVSIGIFTSLIAMVYVLFGPLTNSARTVSADRLLLYEKTRNLVILVFAGLLLTGLVSEQNFGLTDAFVGQLAATYIDLVWLAGFGGLVFRYQDALEEAGNGPLGTTTRDDDSSLGESAAGAAN; encoded by the coding sequence ATGATCGAACACACGACGCTCTTCGGGCTCTCGAGTGGCATCATCGGGTTGATGGCGGTCGTTTTCTTCGGCTGGACCGTCAGGCGATCGTCGCGGTTTCGTGTATACGGATTTGCCGTCGTCGTCGCTTGCGGTGCCATGAGCGTGGCCTATCTCCTCATGGCTGCCGAGGTGTTGACCGTCACCACGACTGGGAGAGAGGAATCTGTCGCCCGATTCTTCGGGTACACGATCGCGTGGGCTGCCGTCTGTGGAGTCGTCGGTGCAGTTACCGACGCAGACCGCCGGTACGTCATCGGATTGCTCGTGTTCGTCCTCGGGTGTCTCTGGGGAACCTTCGCGAGTTGGGTTCTGGGCGGTCTCGCCGGGACGGTCGTTTCGATCGGTATCTTCACGTCGCTGATCGCCATGGTATACGTGCTGTTCGGGCCGCTGACGAACTCGGCTCGGACGGTCAGCGCTGACCGACTGTTGCTCTACGAGAAGACACGAAATCTGGTGATCCTGGTCTTCGCTGGCCTCCTCCTCACGGGGCTCGTCTCCGAACAGAACTTCGGGCTGACCGACGCGTTCGTCGGTCAGTTAGCCGCGACGTACATCGATCTGGTCTGGCTCGCTGGCTTCGGCGGGCTGGTCTTTCGCTATCAGGATGCCCTCGAAGAGGCAGGGAACGGGCCGCTGGGGACGACGACCCGTGACGACGACTCGAGTCTCGGTGAGTCAGCTGCTGGAGCGGCGAACTGA
- a CDS encoding phytoene desaturase family protein: protein MQPLAGESVVVIGSGFGGLSSACYLADAGADVRVVEKNEQLGGRASVLERDGFRFDMGPSWYLMPDVFERFFADFDRTPTDYYDLEHLDPHYRIFFKESSELDSVDPASEHHSSVHGDRVDITPDLERTKEIFEEYEAGAGETLERYLEKSRENYEVGMEHFVYEDRPRLRDYLDLDVARNARGLSLIGSMQGHVEDYFDHPRLQQIMQYTLVFLGGSPSNTPALYNLMSHVDFNLGVWYPEGGIGSVVDAIVDLGTELGVEYEIGRPVTEIKGREGAFLLETPDGPIEADLVVSNADYAHTEQELLPSPGQSYDADYWESRTYAPSAFLLYLGVEGTVGELAHHTLVLPSDWDRHFDQIFEDPQWPDDPAYYVCAPSETDETVAPEGHSALFVLVPIAPGLEDDTGTRDQYRDVVLDDLARHTGTDLRDRIVLEERFCVSDFASRYNSYDGTALGLAHTLRQTALFRPPHRSKGVDGLYHVGGDTTPGIGMPMCLISGELTASKVLEDHA from the coding sequence ATGCAACCGCTGGCCGGCGAGTCTGTCGTGGTGATCGGGAGCGGATTCGGCGGACTCTCGAGCGCCTGTTACCTCGCTGACGCCGGGGCCGACGTCAGGGTCGTCGAGAAGAACGAACAGTTGGGCGGTCGGGCGAGTGTCCTGGAGCGCGATGGCTTCCGGTTCGATATGGGACCGTCGTGGTACCTGATGCCGGACGTATTCGAGCGATTCTTCGCGGACTTCGACCGCACCCCGACGGACTACTACGACCTCGAGCATCTGGACCCACACTATCGTATCTTCTTCAAGGAGAGCTCCGAACTCGATTCTGTGGATCCTGCCAGCGAGCACCACTCGAGCGTGCACGGCGATCGCGTCGACATCACGCCCGACCTCGAGCGAACCAAGGAGATTTTCGAGGAGTACGAGGCAGGTGCCGGGGAGACCCTAGAGCGCTACCTCGAAAAATCACGGGAGAACTACGAGGTGGGGATGGAACACTTCGTCTACGAAGATCGCCCGCGACTGCGCGATTACCTCGACCTGGACGTCGCCCGGAACGCTCGCGGGCTCTCGCTGATCGGGTCGATGCAGGGCCACGTCGAGGACTACTTCGATCACCCGCGGCTCCAGCAGATCATGCAGTACACGCTGGTCTTCCTCGGCGGGTCCCCCTCGAACACGCCAGCGCTGTACAACCTGATGAGTCACGTCGACTTCAACCTCGGCGTCTGGTACCCCGAGGGTGGCATCGGCAGCGTCGTCGACGCCATCGTCGACCTCGGAACTGAACTCGGCGTCGAGTACGAGATCGGCCGGCCGGTCACCGAGATCAAGGGCCGCGAGGGCGCATTTCTGCTCGAGACGCCCGACGGTCCGATCGAGGCCGATCTGGTGGTCAGTAACGCCGATTACGCCCACACGGAACAGGAACTCCTCCCGTCGCCAGGACAGAGCTACGACGCCGATTACTGGGAGTCACGGACCTACGCGCCGTCGGCGTTCCTGCTGTACCTCGGCGTCGAAGGAACGGTCGGCGAACTGGCCCACCACACGCTCGTGTTGCCGTCCGACTGGGATCGTCACTTCGACCAGATCTTCGAGGACCCGCAGTGGCCGGACGATCCCGCCTACTACGTCTGCGCACCGAGCGAGACCGACGAGACGGTCGCTCCCGAGGGCCACAGCGCGCTCTTCGTGCTCGTCCCGATCGCACCCGGACTCGAGGACGACACCGGGACCCGAGACCAGTACCGCGATGTGGTGCTCGACGATCTGGCCAGGCACACGGGGACGGACCTGCGAGACCGGATCGTCCTCGAGGAGCGCTTTTGCGTCTCGGACTTCGCCAGTCGGTACAACAGCTACGACGGGACGGCCCTCGGGTTAGCTCACACCTTGCGCCAGACTGCACTCTTCCGGCCGCCCCATCGGTCGAAGGGCGTCGACGGGCTCTACCACGTCGGTGGCGACACGACGCCCGGCATCGGGATGCCGATGTGTCTCATCAGCGGTGAGTTGACCGCAAGCAAGGTACTCGAGGACCACGCCTAG
- a CDS encoding DUF3054 domain-containing protein: MNATTRSAEWSGSTDPRVLTLAAVDVLVIAVLILLGQRSHGISLLSDPVASVETMIPFVAGWVVASLLAGVYAREVATSVPRAVRLSAVSWIAAANIGLLLRASDLFAGGAEWPFGLVMTGTGLVAILGWRVLYAAVVAKRL, translated from the coding sequence ATGAACGCGACAACGCGCAGTGCCGAGTGGTCCGGCAGCACCGATCCACGCGTCCTGACACTCGCGGCGGTCGACGTGCTGGTGATCGCCGTACTGATCCTCCTCGGCCAGCGTTCCCACGGGATCAGCCTCCTGTCGGACCCGGTCGCGTCCGTCGAGACGATGATCCCGTTCGTCGCCGGCTGGGTCGTCGCTTCGCTGCTCGCCGGGGTGTACGCCCGCGAGGTCGCGACGTCGGTGCCTCGAGCCGTCCGCCTGAGCGCAGTCAGCTGGATCGCGGCGGCGAACATCGGCCTCCTCCTGCGAGCGTCCGACCTCTTTGCTGGCGGTGCCGAATGGCCGTTCGGCCTCGTGATGACCGGCACCGGGCTGGTCGCTATCCTCGGCTGGCGCGTCCTGTACGCGGCCGTCGTTGCGAAGCGATTGTGA
- a CDS encoding PIN domain-containing protein codes for MTTVPEDVVFDAEPLIAHATDEPGSDVVETFLDAVAAEDVNAYVNFVNLAEVRYTLARKYGRETADEYVDWLRDLGIEGVGVESLWSDASDYVFEYNPALGDSFALATADTLGAMLIVGGDDDYDEVSDVPLERFRDGSA; via the coding sequence ATGACGACGGTACCAGAAGACGTCGTTTTCGACGCCGAACCGTTGATCGCACATGCGACGGATGAACCCGGAAGCGACGTCGTCGAAACGTTCCTCGACGCTGTTGCCGCCGAAGACGTGAACGCCTACGTCAACTTCGTCAACCTGGCGGAAGTGAGATACACCCTCGCTCGAAAGTATGGGCGAGAAACAGCGGACGAGTACGTCGACTGGCTACGCGATCTTGGAATCGAGGGTGTCGGTGTGGAATCGCTCTGGAGCGACGCATCGGACTACGTCTTCGAATATAATCCAGCGTTAGGAGATTCGTTCGCTCTGGCAACTGCAGACACTCTCGGAGCCATGCTCATCGTTGGTGGCGACGACGATTACGACGAGGTTTCAGACGTCCCACTCGAGCGATTTCGAGACGGTTCCGCCTAG
- a CDS encoding prenyltransferase, translated as MAREGAGSGGGNTSSGDSGDDSGGVSNGGPGTDEAGSDRPEATAIGDRSSSSPSSSTHSLSSLRYLLILSRPRFWLYLAGPVIVGVVYGATTVEQLFTPITVGLFAYFLLPANVFLYGINDVFDSEIDAANPKKADREARYRGQRFVPVVVAVSAMLSLAFVPALPADALFWIAVFLVLGAAYSAPPVRFKTTPLLDSLSNGLYVAPGIAAYVAVAGSQPPALAILGGWLWAMGMHTFSAIPDIEPDRETGIRTTATVLGERPTYAYCGLCWLGSAVAFAAVDPRLGALLGVYPLLVAVVAASSVSVHRAYWWFPAINTLVGTALTMGGLWVLVHA; from the coding sequence ATGGCTCGAGAAGGGGCGGGTTCCGGCGGTGGCAATACCAGCAGTGGCGATTCTGGCGACGATTCCGGCGGCGTTTCCAACGGTGGCCCCGGCACCGACGAGGCCGGCAGCGATCGTCCAGAAGCCACTGCCATCGGTGATCGCTCGTCCTCGAGCCCTTCGTCTTCGACACACTCCCTCTCGAGTCTCCGATACCTGCTGATCCTCTCGCGACCGCGGTTCTGGCTCTACCTCGCGGGGCCGGTGATCGTCGGCGTCGTCTACGGTGCGACGACGGTCGAGCAGCTGTTCACACCTATTACCGTCGGCCTGTTCGCGTACTTCCTGCTGCCGGCGAACGTGTTCCTCTACGGGATCAACGACGTCTTCGACAGCGAGATCGACGCCGCGAATCCGAAGAAAGCCGACAGGGAGGCCCGCTATCGCGGCCAGCGATTCGTCCCGGTGGTCGTCGCTGTCTCTGCGATGCTGTCGCTTGCGTTCGTTCCGGCTCTCCCCGCAGACGCCCTGTTCTGGATCGCCGTCTTCCTCGTGCTCGGGGCGGCCTACAGCGCGCCGCCGGTCCGGTTCAAGACCACGCCCCTGCTGGACTCGCTTTCGAACGGTCTCTACGTCGCTCCCGGTATCGCGGCGTACGTCGCCGTCGCGGGGAGCCAGCCGCCTGCACTCGCCATCCTCGGCGGCTGGCTGTGGGCGATGGGGATGCACACCTTTTCTGCGATCCCCGACATCGAACCGGACCGCGAGACCGGGATCCGGACCACTGCGACCGTCCTCGGCGAGCGACCGACCTACGCCTACTGCGGGCTGTGCTGGCTCGGGAGCGCCGTCGCGTTCGCCGCGGTCGACCCTCGCCTCGGCGCACTGCTCGGCGTCTACCCGCTGCTCGTGGCCGTCGTCGCCGCCTCGAGCGTCTCCGTCCACCGCGCCTACTGGTGGTTCCCGGCGATCAACACGCTCGTGGGGACGGCGCTGACGATGGGCGGGCTCTGGGTACTCGTTCACGCGTGA
- a CDS encoding AbrB/MazE/SpoVT family DNA-binding domain-containing protein: MSKSEHPSDSEKEVVSVTKHGQATIPKRFRDKLGIEAPGKVLFRETEDGDVVVEQVRSPSEMRGFASRQEPKTDTPATQILRDKRKQDRNERESQFET, encoded by the coding sequence ATGAGTAAGTCAGAACACCCCTCTGATTCAGAGAAAGAGGTCGTTTCCGTCACCAAACACGGACAGGCGACGATACCGAAGCGGTTCCGTGACAAGCTTGGTATCGAAGCGCCAGGAAAGGTCCTCTTCCGCGAAACCGAAGACGGAGACGTCGTCGTCGAGCAGGTTCGGTCACCGAGTGAGATGCGTGGATTTGCATCCCGCCAAGAACCAAAAACCGACACTCCCGCTACACAAATACTCAGAGACAAACGAAAACAGGACCGAAACGAGCGCGAATCCCAATTCGAGACATGA
- a CDS encoding transcription factor S yields the protein MQFCDECGSMMKADGDRMVCTNEECDTSSARDRDAEAAFVTTEAQTGDEVIESTEDANFEGKPKSTDVVCDECGTQEAWYTLKQTASADEPPTRFFKCTECGHRWREYN from the coding sequence ATGCAATTTTGCGACGAGTGCGGCTCGATGATGAAAGCCGACGGCGATCGGATGGTCTGTACGAACGAGGAGTGTGACACCTCAAGCGCGCGCGATCGGGATGCCGAGGCGGCGTTCGTCACGACGGAAGCCCAGACCGGCGACGAGGTGATCGAGTCGACGGAGGACGCGAACTTCGAGGGGAAGCCGAAGTCGACGGACGTCGTCTGCGACGAGTGTGGCACACAGGAAGCGTGGTACACGCTCAAACAGACCGCCTCGGCTGACGAACCGCCCACGCGGTTCTTCAAGTGCACCGAGTGTGGACACCGCTGGCGCGAGTACAACTAG
- a CDS encoding RAD55 family ATPase, which produces MERMPLGISRLDRTIGGGVPAGSVILLAGESGAGAREFCYTSTVMNGLAIARDELFDLHYGTLEEGAVLPEQIHYVSFTDERDAVASEMAVVMDDDFVETGMDEVAFSELAREYFEATPVPREWYDDGPTDLQSLGSHTSRDDVVEAFAAYLTDNAAGNLVVVDSITDLVAVADDHLEWADLTVMLKGLARASHRWSGVILLLVNADVLEETQLGQLKEAADGTFRFGWQTGGAERARTLVVEQLRGVLSRLEDENVVQFETEIHDSGFDISNVRKIR; this is translated from the coding sequence ATGGAGCGGATGCCGCTTGGGATATCGCGGCTCGATCGGACGATCGGCGGCGGCGTTCCCGCCGGGAGCGTGATCCTGCTCGCCGGGGAATCGGGCGCTGGCGCGCGGGAGTTTTGCTACACGAGCACGGTGATGAACGGACTGGCTATCGCGCGAGACGAGTTGTTCGACCTCCACTACGGCACCCTCGAGGAGGGTGCGGTGCTGCCCGAACAGATACACTACGTCTCCTTCACCGACGAGCGCGACGCCGTCGCGAGCGAGATGGCCGTCGTCATGGACGACGACTTCGTCGAGACGGGGATGGACGAGGTGGCCTTTAGCGAACTGGCACGCGAGTACTTCGAGGCGACGCCGGTGCCCCGGGAGTGGTACGACGACGGGCCGACCGACCTCCAGAGTCTCGGTAGCCACACCAGCAGGGACGACGTCGTCGAGGCGTTCGCGGCCTACCTGACCGACAACGCAGCGGGCAATCTCGTCGTCGTCGACTCGATCACCGACCTCGTCGCGGTCGCCGACGACCACCTCGAGTGGGCCGACCTGACGGTCATGCTGAAGGGGCTCGCACGGGCGTCCCACCGCTGGAGCGGCGTCATCTTGCTGCTGGTCAACGCGGACGTCCTCGAGGAGACGCAACTGGGCCAACTGAAGGAGGCCGCCGACGGCACCTTCCGGTTCGGCTGGCAGACCGGCGGCGCCGAACGCGCTCGCACCCTCGTCGTCGAGCAACTCCGGGGCGTTCTCTCGCGGCTCGAAGACGAGAACGTCGTCCAGTTCGAGACCGAGATCCACGACAGCGGCTTCGACATCAGCAACGTCCGCAAGATCCGCTAG
- a CDS encoding IS630 family transposase has translation MKPHRSEYWLIPPKENAEFVYRMETILSLYEEPYDESRPVVCFDESSKELRKHVRDPLPAKPGAVARTDHHYERNGTRMLHVATEPLTGQCRLHVTERRRTSEWIDCMVAIADDYPDADRIRVVVDNLSTHNPAAFYRFLTPEKAREYLDRLEFYYTPTHGSWLNMAELVWSSLQTQCLNRRIPDAATLRSEVAAWEAERNEMDATIDWQFTNQDARTKLHRLYPTLEEAEN, from the coding sequence CTGAAGCCACACCGCTCTGAGTACTGGCTGATTCCGCCAAAAGAGAACGCCGAGTTCGTCTACCGGATGGAAACGATCCTTTCGCTGTACGAAGAACCGTACGACGAGAGCCGTCCAGTCGTCTGTTTCGACGAGTCCAGCAAGGAACTTCGCAAGCACGTCCGCGACCCGCTCCCGGCGAAACCGGGAGCGGTCGCTCGAACAGACCATCACTACGAACGCAATGGGACCCGAATGCTCCACGTTGCGACTGAGCCGTTGACTGGCCAGTGTCGCCTTCACGTGACGGAACGCCGACGAACGTCCGAGTGGATCGACTGCATGGTGGCGATCGCTGACGACTACCCGGATGCGGACCGCATCCGGGTAGTCGTGGATAATCTCAGTACGCACAATCCCGCTGCATTCTATCGATTCCTCACACCCGAGAAAGCACGCGAGTATCTCGATCGACTGGAGTTCTACTACACGCCCACGCACGGCAGTTGGCTGAATATGGCCGAACTCGTCTGGAGTTCGCTCCAGACCCAGTGTCTCAACCGCCGCATTCCCGACGCAGCGACCCTCCGGTCGGAGGTCGCTGCGTGGGAAGCCGAGCGCAACGAGATGGATGCCACGATCGACTGGCAATTCACTAACCAGGACGCTCGAACGAAATTACACCGGCTCTATCCAACTCTCGAGGAGGCTGAGAACTAG
- a CDS encoding DUF1508 domain-containing protein gives MAVSSAVRRDAARLAVRVVDWLRRAPANTHGSSGQGDDGRLVLAAVAAPAAGLTFPGSVAAVRWTDRGLELHTGVAIFLGLAVLGCVVVLIRFLDRQHEVDGADRADVATDEMGVPVAAGERVHVATRPGDDEWPVRIHRLETVAEGSQGTSARDETAADVEALRDVIDDAGLRAIRDAAIRLYEDGDGRWHWSLVRSNGTTLATAARASETRSDARDAVTTVTDHGPNADVLDARTAAFAIIRRDGRWYWQLLDDERTPLAESTDGYPDPDRADAAIDPFLEALVDARVVSVDRVGVELYEDGDDWSWRFVDEDHDVLADATERYDTRRDAETAADEVRSGLESAAVTVAGEPAYERYREGDCWHWRLVDGTGRVVARSSDVTSSRDDAERTADLFAEHAPDADVLGLEDAAFEVFSQNGPDGSGGDRVPTAVARDDVRTDGASPSSEQPSSDADVAGRETATATDPIRGAGPETPEETSSLSPEETASGSPGETTADRQSQSEYDRQGASSGTSSDDAAGGGDGWYWRLVTAERDVVAVGPEPAADAEAVGDAIERVREQAREAELIEFEDAAFRVYETDSGEWRWRLIDEDGSVLADSGTEHDSRTEAAEAMVTLKQQAPDADVLEIETAAFELFVADDGWRWRLIDSTGKLVALGPAVHPTRDAAQEAMTRLLDHLDAAVHRLEGPVFQPYPAEEWRWRFVLPGGDAVAVAGGGFTTRDELVDHIAEVRAVVADAGTHEVGSYSVQLADRGDWGFRVLDRDREPIADGTARYSDRDAVHEAVEVLQTHADEAPIFASDTAAIRLERAGDEWHWTLVSSDCDPLGVAVDTLETESMVRSTVDELRRLAPSAGRIDRTGASFDLVELDDDRWRWRLLDGDGELVATAADSWTSTEDARDAVDDVRSAIERASVLELEGPAFELYVADDGWRWRLVDATETGLLESTQAYETRAAASDAVDSLQASSLEEVTGSGDE, from the coding sequence ATGGCTGTCTCGAGCGCCGTTCGCCGGGACGCGGCGAGACTCGCCGTTCGCGTCGTCGACTGGCTGCGGCGAGCGCCGGCGAACACCCACGGCTCGAGCGGCCAGGGAGACGACGGACGGCTCGTCCTCGCCGCAGTCGCAGCACCCGCCGCCGGTCTCACGTTTCCGGGATCGGTCGCCGCGGTTCGCTGGACGGACCGGGGACTGGAACTGCACACCGGCGTCGCGATCTTCCTCGGGCTGGCAGTGCTCGGGTGTGTCGTCGTCCTGATTCGCTTTCTCGACCGTCAGCACGAGGTCGACGGAGCCGATCGAGCCGACGTCGCGACCGACGAGATGGGCGTTCCCGTCGCCGCCGGGGAACGAGTCCACGTCGCAACCCGCCCGGGGGACGACGAGTGGCCGGTGCGCATCCACCGACTCGAGACCGTCGCCGAGGGCTCTCAGGGCACATCCGCCCGAGACGAGACCGCGGCAGACGTCGAGGCGCTTCGAGATGTGATCGACGACGCAGGGCTACGGGCGATTCGAGACGCGGCGATCCGGCTGTACGAAGACGGGGACGGGCGCTGGCACTGGTCGCTGGTTCGCTCGAACGGCACCACGCTCGCCACCGCGGCTCGAGCGTCCGAAACCCGGTCTGACGCACGGGATGCGGTCACCACCGTGACCGACCACGGCCCGAACGCCGACGTTCTCGACGCCAGGACGGCCGCGTTCGCGATCATCCGACGAGACGGTCGGTGGTACTGGCAGTTACTCGACGACGAACGGACTCCCCTCGCCGAGAGCACCGACGGATACCCCGATCCCGACCGGGCCGATGCGGCGATCGATCCGTTCCTCGAGGCACTCGTGGATGCCCGCGTCGTGTCCGTCGACCGGGTCGGCGTCGAACTGTACGAAGACGGCGACGACTGGTCGTGGCGGTTCGTCGACGAGGACCACGACGTTCTCGCGGACGCGACCGAACGGTACGACACGCGGCGGGACGCGGAGACTGCGGCCGACGAGGTACGATCGGGGCTCGAGTCGGCTGCGGTGACGGTCGCCGGCGAGCCCGCGTACGAACGGTATCGGGAGGGCGACTGCTGGCACTGGCGACTCGTCGACGGAACCGGCCGCGTCGTCGCCCGGTCGTCAGACGTAACCTCGAGTCGGGACGACGCGGAACGAACGGCCGACCTGTTCGCCGAGCACGCACCCGATGCGGACGTCCTCGGGCTCGAGGACGCTGCGTTCGAGGTCTTCTCCCAGAACGGCCCGGACGGCTCAGGGGGCGATCGAGTACCGACGGCCGTCGCCCGAGACGACGTACGGACGGACGGCGCGTCGCCATCGTCGGAGCAGCCGTCCAGCGACGCGGACGTTGCCGGCCGGGAGACGGCTACGGCCACCGATCCGATTCGCGGTGCAGGTCCTGAAACACCCGAGGAGACGAGTTCACTGTCACCCGAGGAGACGGCCTCCGGATCGCCCGGGGAGACGACAGCCGATCGACAGTCCCAGTCGGAGTACGATCGACAGGGCGCATCGAGTGGGACCTCGAGTGACGACGCTGCGGGCGGTGGTGACGGCTGGTACTGGCGGCTCGTCACCGCCGAACGCGACGTCGTCGCCGTCGGTCCCGAACCCGCGGCCGATGCCGAGGCGGTCGGCGACGCGATCGAGCGCGTCCGCGAGCAGGCCCGTGAGGCAGAACTCATCGAGTTCGAGGACGCGGCGTTCCGGGTCTACGAGACCGACTCGGGCGAGTGGCGCTGGCGACTGATCGACGAAGACGGGAGCGTGCTCGCCGACAGCGGGACGGAACACGACTCGCGGACCGAGGCCGCCGAGGCGATGGTCACGTTGAAACAGCAGGCCCCCGACGCCGACGTCCTCGAGATCGAAACCGCAGCGTTCGAACTGTTCGTCGCCGACGACGGCTGGCGCTGGCGGCTGATCGACAGCACCGGCAAACTCGTCGCTCTTGGACCGGCCGTCCATCCCACGCGAGACGCCGCTCAGGAGGCGATGACGCGCCTGCTCGACCATCTGGACGCGGCCGTCCATCGGCTCGAGGGACCGGTCTTTCAGCCGTACCCGGCCGAGGAGTGGCGCTGGCGGTTCGTCCTTCCGGGAGGCGACGCGGTTGCGGTCGCCGGGGGCGGCTTCACGACGCGAGACGAGCTGGTCGACCACATCGCGGAGGTCCGGGCGGTCGTAGCCGACGCTGGGACCCACGAGGTCGGGAGCTACAGCGTCCAGCTCGCAGACCGCGGCGACTGGGGCTTTCGCGTGCTCGATCGCGACCGGGAACCGATCGCCGACGGCACGGCGCGCTATTCCGACCGAGACGCTGTTCACGAGGCCGTCGAGGTGCTCCAGACCCACGCAGACGAGGCACCGATATTCGCGAGCGACACCGCGGCGATCCGACTCGAGCGCGCCGGCGACGAGTGGCACTGGACGCTCGTCTCGAGCGACTGCGATCCTCTCGGCGTCGCCGTCGACACCCTCGAGACCGAGTCGATGGTCCGGTCGACCGTCGACGAACTCAGGCGACTCGCCCCGTCTGCCGGACGGATCGATCGCACCGGCGCGTCGTTCGACCTCGTCGAGTTGGACGACGACCGCTGGCGCTGGCGACTGCTCGACGGTGATGGAGAGCTCGTTGCCACTGCCGCAGACTCGTGGACCTCGACCGAGGACGCCCGCGATGCAGTCGACGACGTTCGATCTGCCATCGAGCGGGCGTCCGTGCTCGAACTCGAGGGGCCGGCGTTCGAACTGTACGTCGCCGACGACGGCTGGCGCTGGCGGCTGGTCGACGCCACCGAGACGGGACTGCTCGAGAGTACGCAGGCCTACGAGACTCGAGCAGCGGCCTCCGACGCGGTCGATTCCCTGCAGGCGTCCTCACTCGAGGAGGTCACCGGGAGTGGGGACGAATAG
- a CDS encoding beta-ribofuranosylaminobenzene 5'-phosphate synthase family protein — protein sequence MTRATVTTGGRLHVGFQNLSLARRRLYGGIGVGLTAPRVTVVAEPASSVEADDSLVADYAQRAVDVLEVSGVSLTLEERLPRHVGLGSGTQLALAVLAATARAHDLEPRVRSRAPAMGRGGRSGVGVATFEAGGFVVDAGHPTNRFTTEPPAAGDWTVPPVVARHDLPDDWRFLVIVPDAQPGRSGDDEDASMRTVVERADPAVADEIAGIVTRKLLPAAAAGRLESFGEAIAEIGRKNGSWYADAQGGVFRPPAGVLVEALEDCPVLSGVGQSSWGPVVYGVTDRAHVDEARAAAEDALECEGLDGRVVLSQAASEGARVRLEE from the coding sequence ATGACACGCGCGACCGTCACCACCGGGGGCCGCCTCCACGTCGGATTTCAGAATCTCTCACTCGCGCGCCGCCGCCTCTACGGCGGCATCGGCGTCGGTCTCACAGCACCTCGCGTGACGGTCGTCGCCGAACCAGCCTCGAGCGTCGAGGCCGACGACTCGCTCGTCGCCGACTACGCCCAGCGGGCCGTCGACGTCCTCGAGGTCTCCGGCGTCTCACTCACCCTGGAGGAACGGCTTCCGCGTCACGTCGGTCTCGGCAGCGGGACGCAACTCGCGCTGGCCGTCCTCGCGGCGACTGCAAGGGCCCACGACCTCGAGCCGCGGGTCCGCTCTCGTGCACCGGCGATGGGCCGGGGCGGCCGGAGCGGCGTCGGGGTCGCGACGTTCGAGGCCGGCGGGTTCGTCGTCGACGCTGGCCACCCGACGAATCGCTTTACGACCGAACCACCTGCGGCGGGTGACTGGACGGTTCCCCCGGTCGTCGCGCGCCACGATCTGCCCGACGACTGGCGCTTTCTCGTGATCGTCCCCGACGCCCAGCCCGGCCGCAGCGGCGACGACGAAGACGCGAGCATGCGAACCGTCGTCGAGCGAGCCGACCCCGCGGTCGCCGACGAAATCGCCGGCATCGTCACCCGAAAACTCCTCCCGGCCGCAGCCGCCGGCCGCCTCGAGTCCTTCGGCGAGGCGATCGCCGAGATCGGTCGCAAGAACGGCAGCTGGTACGCCGACGCCCAGGGCGGGGTCTTCCGCCCGCCCGCGGGCGTCCTCGTCGAAGCGCTCGAGGACTGTCCCGTCCTCTCGGGCGTCGGCCAGTCCTCGTGGGGGCCGGTCGTCTACGGCGTGACCGATCGCGCCCACGTCGACGAGGCCCGGGCAGCCGCCGAGGACGCCCTCGAGTGCGAGGGACTCGACGGGCGAGTCGTGCTGTCGCAGGCAGCGAGCGAGGGAGCGCGCGTGAGACTCGAGGAGTGA